One genomic window of Halorubrum hochsteinianum includes the following:
- a CDS encoding RsmB/NOP family class I SAM-dependent RNA methyltransferase, whose amino-acid sequence MNPLDRYESLVDDVDAFRAACDRPLPSVVRTNEIAATPARVREAFDEAGVAYEAVDWHDGLFRLPDGNPGGNWPYVHGWTHGQEEVSALPGLALDPRPGERVWDACAAPGSKTTQIADAMDDEGTVVANDNNLGRLSALRHNAERLGITNAVVTNQDARNFSLKPLAFDEFDRALVDAPCSCEGTCRKNPDVLDEWTLDHVHAVAGIQKGVLARAVQATRPGGVVVYSTCTFAPEENEAVLDHVLASEDCELVKFDLPVETDPGVTEWDGETYDESVTRAKRIYPHRNDTGGFFCAKLRVGGEDDDGRTDRAAADDEGVAA is encoded by the coding sequence ATGAATCCGCTCGACCGATACGAGTCGCTCGTCGACGACGTCGACGCGTTCCGGGCGGCGTGCGACCGTCCGCTCCCCTCGGTCGTGCGCACGAACGAGATCGCGGCGACGCCGGCCCGCGTCCGCGAGGCGTTCGACGAGGCGGGCGTCGCCTACGAGGCCGTCGACTGGCACGACGGGCTCTTCCGGCTCCCGGACGGGAACCCCGGCGGCAACTGGCCGTACGTCCACGGCTGGACGCACGGACAGGAGGAGGTGTCCGCGCTGCCCGGACTCGCGCTGGACCCCCGCCCGGGCGAGCGCGTCTGGGACGCCTGCGCGGCTCCCGGCAGCAAGACGACGCAGATCGCGGACGCGATGGACGACGAGGGGACCGTCGTCGCCAACGACAACAACCTCGGCCGCCTCTCCGCGCTCCGGCACAACGCGGAGCGGCTCGGGATCACGAACGCCGTCGTCACGAACCAGGACGCTAGGAACTTCTCTCTGAAGCCGCTGGCATTCGACGAGTTCGACCGCGCGCTGGTCGACGCCCCCTGCTCGTGTGAGGGCACCTGCCGCAAGAACCCGGACGTCTTAGACGAGTGGACGCTCGACCACGTCCACGCGGTCGCGGGGATCCAGAAGGGCGTGCTGGCCCGCGCCGTTCAGGCGACCCGTCCCGGCGGGGTCGTCGTCTACTCCACCTGTACGTTCGCCCCGGAGGAGAACGAGGCGGTCCTCGACCACGTCCTCGCGAGCGAGGACTGCGAACTCGTCAAGTTCGACCTCCCGGTCGAGACGGACCCCGGCGTCACCGAATGGGACGGTGAGACGTACGACGAGTCGGTGACGCGCGCGAAGCGCATCTACCCGCACCGCAACGACACGGGCGGGTTCTTCTGCGCGAAGCTCCGCGTCGGCGGCGAAGACGACGACGGGCGGACCGACCGCGCGGCGGCCGACGACGAGGGGGTGGCCGCATGA
- the thiC gene encoding phosphomethylpyrimidine synthase ThiC has product MERVAERENCEAAFVREQVAAGRAVIPNNRGHDSLDPMVIGGEFSTKVNANIGNSESTSDLDAELRKLHAAVHYGADTVMDLSTGDRLDETREANVAYSPVPVGTVPIYEAVKRAGSPEEITHELLLDVIEKQAEQGVDYMTIHAGVLLEHLPLTDGRKTGIVSRGGSILAQWIEENGAQNPLYTRFEEICEIFAEHDVTVSLGDGLRPGCLADASDEAQFAELDTLGELTRAARDRGVQVMVEGPGHVPMDEIADNVDRQQEVCDGAPFYVLGPLVTDIAPGYDHITSAIGATEAARAGAAMLCYVTPKEHLGLPDAEDVRDGLAAYRIAAHAADVANGLPGARDWDDALSEARYEFDWTRQFDFALDPERARNYHDQTLPGDNYKEARFCSMCGAEFCSMRIDQDARDADGEMSDIDGETDLDASAAAAVNVPPVGTHDTDRVPDEIEIGGVTFTPEPERADD; this is encoded by the coding sequence ATGGAGCGCGTCGCGGAGCGCGAGAACTGCGAGGCGGCGTTCGTCCGGGAGCAGGTCGCGGCGGGGCGTGCGGTGATTCCGAACAACCGCGGTCACGACTCGCTCGATCCGATGGTCATCGGCGGGGAGTTCTCGACGAAGGTCAACGCCAACATCGGCAACAGCGAGTCGACGAGCGACCTCGACGCGGAGCTGCGGAAGCTCCACGCCGCCGTCCACTACGGGGCCGACACCGTGATGGACCTCTCGACGGGCGATCGGCTGGACGAGACCCGCGAGGCGAACGTCGCGTATTCGCCGGTCCCGGTCGGAACGGTCCCGATATACGAGGCGGTGAAGCGGGCGGGGAGTCCGGAGGAGATCACGCACGAACTCCTGCTCGACGTGATCGAGAAGCAGGCGGAGCAGGGCGTCGATTACATGACGATCCACGCGGGCGTGTTGCTGGAACACCTCCCGCTGACCGACGGTCGGAAGACCGGGATCGTCTCGCGGGGCGGGTCGATCCTCGCCCAGTGGATCGAGGAGAACGGTGCGCAGAACCCCCTGTACACGAGGTTCGAGGAGATCTGCGAGATCTTCGCGGAACACGACGTGACGGTCTCGCTGGGGGACGGCCTCCGTCCCGGGTGCCTCGCCGACGCGAGCGACGAGGCGCAGTTCGCTGAGCTCGACACCCTCGGCGAGCTCACCCGAGCCGCGCGGGACCGCGGCGTTCAGGTGATGGTGGAGGGTCCCGGTCACGTCCCGATGGACGAGATCGCCGACAACGTCGACCGGCAGCAAGAGGTGTGCGACGGCGCGCCCTTCTACGTCCTCGGACCCCTCGTGACCGATATCGCCCCCGGCTACGACCACATCACGAGCGCGATCGGCGCGACGGAGGCGGCGCGTGCGGGCGCGGCGATGCTGTGTTACGTCACGCCGAAAGAACACCTCGGACTCCCTGACGCGGAGGACGTGCGAGACGGGCTGGCGGCGTACCGGATCGCGGCTCACGCCGCCGACGTGGCCAACGGGCTTCCGGGCGCGCGCGACTGGGACGACGCCCTCTCCGAGGCGCGCTACGAGTTCGACTGGACGCGGCAGTTCGACTTCGCGCTCGACCCGGAGCGCGCGCGGAACTACCACGATCAGACGCTCCCCGGAGACAACTACAAGGAGGCCCGGTTCTGCTCGATGTGCGGCGCGGAGTTCTGCTCGATGCGTATCGATCAGGACGCGCGGGACGCGGACGGGGAGATGTCCGACATCGACGGCGAGACCGACCTCGACGCGTCCGCCGCCGCGGCGGTGAACGTCCCCCCGGTCGGTACTCACGACACCGACCGCGTCCCGGACGAGATCGAGATCGGAGGAGTCACGTTCACCCCGGAACCGGAACGAGCGGACGACTGA
- a CDS encoding tRNA uridine(34) 5-carboxymethylaminomethyl modification radical SAM/GNAT enzyme Elp3, whose protein sequence is MSTDAADDADAENATGDGGSGGGESEAFVRTCEHLVERILAGEIERDDLERAKLDACSEFSSPKVPKNTEILDHAPAEHRDDVIEVVQRKPVRTASGVSPVAIMTSPKLCPHGKCLYCPGGPASEFSSAQSYTGHEPAAARGEQNDYDPYGQVTLRLEQLRKIGHPVDKVELILMGGTMTARSHDYQEWFVKRALQAMNDYDLDAEPEPAEGESFAPAPEETEFEYLEDVIAENETNAIRNIGTTFETKPDWCDPEQIDRMLDLGGTKVEVGVQTTYERINREMHRGHGNEASRNANRRLRDAAFKVGFHMMPGQPGMTREMCIEDFRQLFENPDWRPDYLKIYPTLVVEGTRVYDRWRREDFDPLTSEEAADVVAEVMDLIPKYTRLQRVQRDIPADFIDAGVQKSNLRQLAAQRAEEKGIVQRDIRAREVGHNDADPDPDDVELSVTTYEAGGGTEHFVAFEDPVRDLLVGFCRLRFPSFAPDQPGAPGTEGDPIRPELEDAALVRELHVYGTEVGIGGDGDWQHQGYGTRLLERAEELAREAGYRKIAVISGIGAREYYREKLGYRQDGPYVSKRF, encoded by the coding sequence ATGAGTACAGACGCGGCGGACGACGCGGACGCCGAGAACGCGACGGGCGACGGCGGCTCCGGAGGCGGCGAGTCCGAGGCGTTCGTCCGCACCTGCGAACACCTCGTCGAGCGCATCCTCGCGGGCGAGATCGAGCGCGACGACCTCGAACGCGCCAAGCTCGACGCCTGCTCGGAGTTCTCCTCGCCGAAGGTGCCGAAGAACACCGAGATCCTCGATCACGCCCCCGCGGAACACCGCGACGACGTGATCGAGGTCGTCCAGCGCAAGCCCGTCCGGACCGCCTCCGGCGTCTCGCCGGTCGCGATCATGACCTCGCCGAAGCTGTGCCCGCACGGGAAGTGCCTCTACTGCCCCGGCGGGCCGGCCTCCGAGTTCTCCTCCGCGCAGTCGTACACGGGTCACGAGCCGGCCGCGGCCCGCGGCGAGCAGAACGACTACGACCCGTACGGGCAGGTCACCCTCCGGCTCGAACAGCTCCGCAAGATCGGCCACCCGGTCGACAAGGTGGAGCTCATCCTGATGGGCGGGACGATGACCGCGCGCTCGCACGACTATCAGGAGTGGTTCGTGAAGCGCGCCCTCCAGGCGATGAACGACTACGACCTCGACGCGGAGCCGGAGCCGGCCGAGGGCGAGTCGTTCGCGCCCGCCCCCGAGGAGACCGAGTTCGAGTACCTCGAAGACGTGATCGCGGAAAACGAGACGAACGCGATCCGCAACATCGGTACGACCTTCGAGACGAAGCCGGACTGGTGCGACCCGGAACAGATCGACCGCATGCTCGATCTGGGCGGGACGAAAGTCGAGGTCGGCGTCCAGACCACCTACGAGCGGATCAACCGCGAGATGCACCGCGGGCACGGCAACGAGGCGAGCCGGAACGCCAACCGTCGCCTGCGCGACGCGGCGTTCAAGGTCGGCTTCCACATGATGCCGGGCCAGCCGGGGATGACCCGCGAGATGTGCATCGAGGACTTCCGCCAGCTATTCGAGAACCCCGACTGGCGGCCGGACTACCTGAAGATCTACCCCACGCTGGTCGTCGAGGGCACGCGCGTGTACGACCGCTGGCGGCGCGAGGACTTCGACCCGCTCACGAGCGAGGAGGCGGCCGACGTCGTCGCCGAGGTGATGGACCTGATCCCGAAGTACACCCGGCTCCAGCGCGTCCAGCGCGACATCCCCGCGGACTTCATCGACGCCGGCGTCCAGAAGTCGAACCTCCGGCAGCTGGCGGCTCAGCGCGCCGAGGAGAAGGGGATCGTTCAGCGGGACATCCGCGCCCGCGAGGTGGGACACAACGACGCCGACCCGGACCCCGACGACGTCGAACTCTCGGTCACCACCTACGAGGCGGGCGGCGGCACGGAGCACTTCGTCGCCTTCGAGGACCCCGTCCGCGACCTCCTCGTCGGGTTCTGCCGGCTGCGGTTCCCCTCGTTCGCGCCCGACCAGCCCGGCGCGCCGGGCACCGAGGGCGACCCGATCCGCCCCGAACTCGAAGACGCCGCGCTGGTGCGCGAACTCCACGTGTACGGCACCGAGGTCGGCATCGGCGGCGACGGCGACTGGCAGCATCAGGGGTACGGCACCCGGCTGCTCGAACGCGCCGAGGAGCTGGCCCGCGAGGCCGGCTACCGGAAGATAGCGGTCATCTCCGGCATCGGCGCGCGCGAGTACTACCGAGAGAAGCTCGGCTACCGGCAGGACGGGCCGTACGTGTCGAAGCGGTTCTGA
- a CDS encoding isochorismate synthase, whose protein sequence is MEQARSRSSPPLVSRTTEIDEPAFAAAFDALSSPRTTWSAPDDALVLGGGAAATLTASGTDRFAAIREATTELFEAGDVHAGTEAARPRVFGGFAFHEGACDGDPWKPFSEARFVLPRVQLTVADDGGAWLTVNAVGDDADVSAVEDRLAREVDRFAALDAADPADPPTDRAARSPRPGIRESRRTTSRAAWRESVAAAVDRIRDGDLRKVVLAQALEADLAADFPRAATLERLAEKYPDCHRYWFEPAGGESAFFGATPERLVSLRGRTVETDALAGTTGRGETPAEDEWLAQELLDDEKNVHEHELVAETVRDQLEPFAASVSAGERRVRRLATVQHLHTPITAELDADRHVLDLVEALHPTPAVGGLPPDRALETIRETEPFDRGWYAAPVGWIDAAGNGAFAVAIRSAVASRRRATLFAGVGIVSDSDPDREWDEVQLKYRPILDELEADASDSPDR, encoded by the coding sequence ATGGAACAGGCGCGCTCGCGGTCGTCGCCGCCGCTGGTCAGCCGGACCACGGAGATCGACGAGCCGGCGTTCGCGGCGGCGTTCGACGCGCTCTCGTCGCCGCGCACGACCTGGAGCGCGCCCGACGACGCGCTGGTGCTCGGCGGCGGCGCGGCCGCGACGCTGACCGCATCCGGGACCGACCGGTTCGCCGCGATCCGCGAGGCGACGACCGAGCTGTTCGAGGCCGGCGACGTCCACGCCGGGACCGAGGCGGCCCGCCCCCGCGTCTTCGGCGGGTTCGCCTTCCACGAGGGGGCCTGCGACGGCGACCCGTGGAAGCCCTTCTCCGAGGCCCGGTTCGTGCTGCCGCGGGTCCAGCTGACGGTCGCGGACGACGGCGGCGCGTGGCTGACGGTCAACGCGGTCGGCGACGACGCCGACGTCTCCGCCGTCGAGGACCGGCTGGCGCGCGAGGTCGACCGCTTCGCGGCGCTCGACGCGGCCGACCCCGCAGACCCCCCCACCGACCGCGCCGCTCGCAGCCCTCGACCGGGGATCCGCGAGAGCCGTCGGACGACGAGCCGCGCGGCGTGGCGCGAGAGCGTCGCCGCCGCGGTCGACCGGATCCGCGACGGCGACCTCCGGAAGGTGGTGCTCGCGCAGGCGCTGGAGGCCGACCTCGCGGCCGACTTCCCGCGGGCGGCCACGCTCGAACGGCTCGCGGAGAAGTACCCCGACTGCCACCGCTACTGGTTCGAACCGGCCGGCGGCGAGAGCGCCTTCTTCGGTGCCACGCCCGAGCGACTGGTCTCGCTGCGCGGTCGGACTGTCGAGACCGACGCCCTCGCCGGGACGACCGGGCGCGGCGAGACGCCGGCCGAGGACGAGTGGCTCGCACAGGAGCTGCTCGACGACGAGAAGAACGTCCACGAACACGAGCTGGTCGCGGAGACCGTCCGCGATCAGCTGGAGCCGTTCGCGGCCTCCGTCTCCGCGGGCGAGCGTCGCGTCCGCCGGCTCGCGACCGTCCAGCACCTCCACACGCCGATCACCGCCGAACTCGACGCGGACCGTCACGTGCTGGACCTCGTCGAGGCGCTCCACCCGACGCCCGCGGTCGGCGGACTGCCGCCGGACCGCGCGCTGGAGACGATCCGCGAGACGGAGCCGTTCGACCGCGGCTGGTACGCCGCTCCGGTCGGCTGGATCGACGCCGCGGGCAACGGCGCGTTCGCGGTCGCGATCCGCTCGGCCGTCGCGAGCCGGCGGCGCGCCACGCTGTTCGCGGGCGTCGGCATCGTCTCCGACTCCGACCCCGACCGCGAGTGGGACGAGGTCCAGCTGAAGTACCGACCGATACTCGACGAGTTAGAGGCCGACGCGAGCGACTCGCCGGATCGATAA
- a CDS encoding proteasome assembly chaperone family protein, which translates to MTRISVVDDVSLEEPTLIEGFPGVGLVGKIATDHLIDVHEMTHYANVHCDGLPPVAVYHEGETAATTPVRLYADPENDLVALRSDVPVKPGAATEVAACLGSWFDEVDLFPVFLSGLGREKGESPPDLYGIATGDGSEALARAEVAEPPESGLVSGPTGAMLAAALEDGRDAVGLVVESDPKFPDPEAARALIRGGIDPVAGIETPTDGLVEQATEIREAKQQLAEQMRAATEESTQAEPLKMFQ; encoded by the coding sequence ATGACGCGCATCTCCGTCGTCGACGACGTCTCGCTGGAGGAACCGACGCTGATCGAGGGGTTCCCCGGTGTCGGGCTCGTCGGCAAGATCGCGACCGACCACCTGATCGACGTCCACGAGATGACCCACTACGCGAACGTCCACTGCGACGGCCTCCCGCCGGTTGCGGTGTATCACGAGGGCGAGACGGCCGCGACGACGCCGGTTCGGCTGTACGCCGACCCCGAGAACGACCTCGTCGCGCTCCGCAGCGACGTGCCGGTGAAGCCGGGCGCGGCGACGGAGGTGGCGGCGTGTCTCGGCTCGTGGTTCGACGAGGTCGACCTGTTCCCGGTGTTCCTGTCGGGGCTCGGTCGAGAGAAGGGCGAATCGCCGCCGGATCTGTACGGGATCGCGACCGGCGACGGCAGCGAGGCGCTCGCGCGCGCCGAGGTGGCGGAGCCGCCCGAGTCCGGGCTCGTCTCGGGGCCGACGGGCGCGATGCTGGCGGCCGCGCTGGAGGACGGCCGCGACGCGGTCGGGCTGGTCGTCGAGTCCGATCCGAAGTTCCCCGACCCGGAGGCGGCGCGGGCGCTCATCCGCGGCGGGATCGATCCAGTCGCTGGAATCGAGACGCCGACCGACGGCCTCGTCGAGCAGGCGACCGAGATCCGGGAGGCGAAACAGCAGCTCGCCGAGCAGATGCGGGCGGCGACGGAGGAGAGCACGCAGGCCGAGCCGCTGAAGATGTTCCAGTAG
- a CDS encoding IS6 family transposase codes for MPENDRLNGCLDEIDLDFVEREATPKLLMKLSIQIHLAGLSLSNTVSFLEVFGVDRARSTVHNWVHKADLQPESGRNPNHVAVDETVIQLDDKQYWLYAAVDPDSNDLLHTRLEPTRTNVIADQFFAELREKHDVDDAIFLVDGAVPLHRACEKHGLDFRYERHGNRNSVERVFREVKRRTTSFSNCFSNAEAETANEWLRPFAFAWNQLI; via the coding sequence ATGCCCGAAAACGACCGCCTCAACGGCTGTTTAGACGAGATTGACTTAGACTTTGTGGAGCGAGAAGCAACACCGAAGTTGTTGATGAAGCTCAGTATTCAGATCCATCTTGCTGGATTATCGCTTTCGAATACTGTTTCGTTTCTTGAGGTATTCGGTGTTGATCGGGCTCGATCCACGGTTCATAACTGGGTCCACAAGGCTGATCTACAGCCAGAATCTGGTCGGAACCCGAATCACGTTGCGGTTGATGAAACGGTGATTCAGCTTGACGATAAGCAATATTGGCTGTACGCTGCCGTCGATCCAGACTCAAACGATTTACTTCACACAAGGCTTGAGCCGACAAGAACGAACGTGATCGCAGATCAATTTTTTGCGGAACTCCGCGAAAAACACGACGTGGATGATGCGATCTTTCTCGTTGATGGTGCGGTTCCACTTCACCGAGCATGTGAAAAACATGGCCTCGATTTCAGATACGAACGACATGGAAATCGAAACAGCGTTGAACGTGTCTTTCGTGAGGTAAAACGCAGAACTACCAGTTTCTCAAACTGTTTCAGCAATGCCGAAGCAGAAACTGCTAACGAGTGGCTGAGACCGTTCGCTTTCGCATGGAATCAACTTATCTGA
- a CDS encoding DUF7122 family protein: MSDDTSSDDAPTNDGQRFDRLPATPDEREVEGRASRAEVLDWWHERFGIEPAIFEGYSFWEKGAGKVWIFNGEATDPSEVEAIGMTFLRTRQEHWKPTGRAVSRFGRHATKNVIELDPRQASRFAAGEDQDLPEWDGDWGYLIATHEVAGESVPIGVGLYLYDELRSVVPKGSRADLPVVE; this comes from the coding sequence ATGAGCGACGATACGAGTTCCGACGACGCCCCGACCAACGACGGCCAGCGGTTTGACCGGTTGCCGGCGACGCCCGACGAGCGCGAGGTCGAGGGGCGCGCGAGCCGCGCCGAAGTGCTCGACTGGTGGCACGAGCGGTTCGGGATCGAGCCGGCGATCTTCGAGGGGTACAGCTTCTGGGAGAAGGGCGCGGGGAAGGTCTGGATCTTCAACGGCGAGGCGACCGACCCGAGCGAGGTCGAGGCGATCGGAATGACCTTTCTCCGCACGCGACAGGAGCACTGGAAGCCGACCGGCCGCGCGGTCTCGCGGTTCGGCCGTCACGCGACGAAGAATGTCATCGAGCTGGACCCCCGACAGGCGTCGCGGTTCGCGGCCGGCGAGGACCAGGACCTCCCCGAGTGGGACGGCGACTGGGGATACCTGATCGCGACCCACGAGGTCGCCGGCGAGTCGGTCCCGATCGGGGTCGGGCTGTACCTCTACGACGAGCTGCGGTCGGTGGTGCCGAAGGGGAGCCGGGCGGACCTGCCGGTCGTTGAGTAG
- a CDS encoding DUF790 family protein, translating into MLRKDLLRVSRAGGGYRPRFATREHRPLAARVLGTFESHVGERRGGLDDALADLEADAAARNGDFKLVRGLAALVERECEFETRAPVPPRRVRRAAFEAAEAVGVASEAERETAVDRAADALGVEPADVEASLYADRDVNQILVDADVRWDPDDLLEQYDLSLAQTALFDATEVRVRSNDPKRLVSAVKRLRLMYEVEKTPEGRELVVTGPDALFSRTRRYGTAFARLLRTVAESAEWSLEATIDDRGRERTMRLSDGDVTVPDVEPVAEPTFDSGVEADFAGRVRGLDLDWALVREPEPLETGASVMIPDFAFDYDHADFRLFFEVMGFWTPEYVEKKLGQLADVEDVDLLVAVDESLGVGEEIAARDHRVVTYSGTVRVKDVVDVLREYEAEFVADAAAELPDELVPDADAIGLAELAAERGVGVEAVEGVSFPDHERVGRTLVRPAVLEAIGERIEPGMSLSAAEAVLDEHGLDDASAALSRLGFRVEWEGLGGGTVRAKAE; encoded by the coding sequence GTGTTACGGAAGGACCTCCTGCGCGTCTCCCGGGCGGGCGGCGGCTACCGCCCGCGGTTCGCGACCCGGGAACACCGCCCGCTCGCGGCGCGGGTCCTCGGGACGTTCGAGTCGCACGTCGGCGAGCGCCGCGGCGGCCTCGACGACGCGCTGGCGGACCTAGAGGCCGACGCCGCGGCCCGCAACGGCGATTTCAAGCTCGTCCGTGGGCTCGCGGCGCTCGTCGAGCGCGAGTGCGAGTTCGAGACGCGCGCGCCGGTCCCGCCGCGTCGCGTCCGTCGGGCCGCGTTCGAGGCCGCGGAGGCGGTCGGCGTCGCAAGCGAGGCGGAGCGGGAGACCGCGGTCGACCGCGCGGCCGACGCGCTGGGAGTCGAGCCGGCGGACGTGGAGGCGTCGCTGTACGCCGACCGCGACGTGAATCAGATTCTCGTCGACGCCGACGTGCGCTGGGACCCGGACGACCTGCTGGAGCAGTACGACCTCTCGCTGGCCCAGACCGCGCTGTTCGACGCCACCGAGGTCAGGGTCAGGTCGAACGACCCGAAGCGGCTCGTCTCGGCGGTGAAGCGGCTGCGGCTGATGTACGAGGTAGAGAAGACGCCGGAGGGGCGAGAGCTGGTCGTCACCGGTCCCGACGCGCTGTTCTCGCGCACGAGACGCTACGGCACGGCGTTCGCTCGCCTCCTCCGGACCGTCGCCGAGTCGGCGGAGTGGTCGCTGGAGGCGACGATCGACGACCGCGGCCGCGAGCGCACGATGCGACTCTCGGACGGCGACGTGACCGTGCCCGACGTGGAACCGGTCGCGGAGCCGACGTTCGACAGCGGGGTCGAGGCCGACTTCGCCGGGCGCGTCCGCGGCCTCGACCTCGACTGGGCGCTCGTCCGCGAGCCGGAGCCGTTAGAGACCGGCGCGAGCGTGATGATCCCGGACTTCGCGTTCGACTACGACCACGCCGACTTCCGCCTGTTCTTCGAGGTGATGGGGTTCTGGACCCCCGAGTACGTCGAGAAGAAGCTCGGCCAGCTCGCCGACGTGGAGGACGTGGACCTGCTCGTCGCCGTCGACGAGAGCCTCGGCGTCGGCGAGGAGATAGCCGCCCGCGACCACCGCGTCGTCACCTACTCCGGGACGGTGCGCGTGAAGGACGTGGTCGACGTGCTCCGCGAGTACGAGGCCGAGTTCGTCGCCGACGCGGCCGCCGAACTCCCCGACGAACTCGTCCCCGACGCCGACGCGATCGGGCTGGCCGAACTGGCCGCCGAGCGCGGCGTGGGCGTCGAGGCGGTCGAAGGGGTGTCGTTCCCCGACCACGAGCGGGTCGGCCGTACGCTCGTGCGGCCCGCGGTGTTGGAGGCGATAGGCGAGAGGATCGAGCCGGGGATGTCGCTGTCGGCGGCCGAGGCGGTCCTCGACGAACACGGCCTCGACGACGCCAGCGCCGCGCTCTCGCGGCTCGGGTTCCGGGTCGAGTGGGAGGGACTCGGCGGCGGGACGGTGCGGGCGAAGGCGGAGTGA
- a CDS encoding molybdopterin-dependent oxidoreductase, whose protein sequence is MTPSRADSVEDLTDLYREYGDDRLPPGQRETDGFPVLSKSGTPSWDPETFELEVWGAVEEPLSLSLDEFRDLPSVTQRQDFHCVTGWSRFDCEFTGVAFAELAERAGVTDDAEHVMFHALDGYTTDLPLDECGKPGVQLTYGFDGDDLPADHGGPIRVVTPHKYAYKGAKWVSGVEFLTEKELGYWEKRGYSDTANPWNEERYS, encoded by the coding sequence ATGACACCATCCCGTGCCGACTCCGTGGAGGACCTCACGGACCTCTACCGCGAGTACGGCGACGACCGGCTCCCGCCGGGCCAACGCGAGACCGACGGCTTCCCCGTCCTCTCGAAGAGCGGGACCCCCTCGTGGGACCCGGAGACGTTCGAACTCGAGGTGTGGGGCGCGGTCGAGGAGCCGCTCTCCCTCTCGCTCGACGAGTTCCGCGACCTCCCGAGCGTCACCCAGCGGCAGGACTTCCACTGCGTGACGGGGTGGAGCAGGTTCGACTGCGAGTTCACGGGCGTCGCCTTCGCGGAGTTGGCCGAACGCGCCGGCGTGACCGACGACGCCGAACACGTCATGTTCCACGCGCTCGACGGCTACACGACCGACCTCCCGCTCGACGAGTGCGGGAAGCCGGGCGTCCAGCTGACGTACGGCTTCGACGGCGACGACCTGCCGGCCGACCACGGCGGCCCGATCCGCGTCGTCACGCCGCACAAGTACGCGTACAAGGGCGCGAAGTGGGTCTCCGGCGTCGAGTTCCTCACGGAGAAGGAGCTCGGGTACTGGGAGAAGCGGGGGTACAGCGACACCGCGAACCCCTGGAACGAGGAGCGCTACAGCTGA